Within the Miscanthus floridulus cultivar M001 chromosome 2, ASM1932011v1, whole genome shotgun sequence genome, the region CCTCGGTTGCAGCACCTTCAGCTCATTATCCATGctcgtctcgtctcgtctccTTGCAGCTAGCGCTCGTCCCTCGTCCGGGCGGGCAGCCATAGCTTGTAGCAATTCACATTGCACGACCCAGCCAAGGACGCCTATCATGTGTTCATGACATAATAATGTGCTGTGAAGTGGCAACAATACCTTTAATTAGTTTTATTGCCCATTGTAACTGTGTACTCCAACAAACCCCTCTGTCCCTTAATATTTGTTGCCATAAAAAGTGTGCTGGTGaaattttcttaagtttgactaaacttGTATAAAgtattagcaatatttatatttttaaataaatttattataaaaatagattcaacgatctatctatgtatcgtaaatattaatatattttatatatatttgatcaaatttgTGTCCGTTTGACTCATCGGGAAGTGAGAAAGACAGATAAAAAGGGATGGAGTGAGTATCACACCCCAATGAATCCAGCTCTTCTCTTGTTATCTCATGTCATGTCACTGTTTTTACCTAGCGCGTAATCGATGTGCCATGCATGTTATACAGATTGAAAAACTCCCATCAAATTAACTTGCCGTGAGCGAATGATCGGCCTCATATTCCTGTATGTCGTCCTCCGGTCAGCGGCGAAGCCACAGTGCATGTGTCGGGGTCATGCGACCCCGATAACTTTGTACGAATCAGTGGAACCCCGCGTATTCCGGCCAGCTACGACCCCATCAAATTGAGTTCATGAATCTGTGCGACCTCGGCAACAGTTTAATCTAGATTCGCCGTTGCCTCATGTGAATGTGAATCGACCTATCCGGCCAGCATGGCAAGGTACAAATCACACACGTGATGACGAGGTACGACGATCAAAGGTGGAGGTTGTGGTTGTGGACCTATGGCACGGCAATTGGCTAGTGGCAACAATCGAGTACTATGGCAAGTTGCGCCCTATTTATTTGGTTTATAAACCTTATTTTTTAATAAACGAATAATatatttctcttacaataaattatCTTTTAGTCCTAGCTTAAGAGCCAAGCGAACAAAACATCATCGTCAATCACTCCTGAGTGCGTGCTACTAGCTATAGTACTAGCTAGCTGCAACTCCAAGAAGAAAAATTCACATAGTGCATGCATATGGAGACACGACATGGAAGGACAAGCCTAGAGCAGATAGGAGTACGTGAGTTGTTTGATCGGACGTCGCACAATGGACGACGGATAAAACCATGCATGCATAGGGCATAGGCACAACACCAGCAGGTGGTCGCGTGAccagcggtggtggtggcgcccgCGGCCTGGAATCCACTGTGCAGACTGCGCCCTGCGTACTGAACTCGTCAGCCTTCTGTCAGCATCCGTACCCATCAGTCTTTTTCAATCTCCCTGTCTGTGTCTGCGTTTGCGTTTGCAGCGACTACTCCTAGCGTGCACGCGCGTATATATACCACCCATGGGCCGGCGTCCCGGCTCAAACAGCAGCAAGAAGCATATACGTACACAGAGACATCGTCACCATCAGGTCCTCGCCAGAGAGCATCAACTTCTCCAATCTCAAGCTAGGAGCATCCAATGGCAGGCCAAGTAATGGAAGCTCAGGCGACGCGGCTGCAGCCTCCCACCATGTCGCCGTTCGCACCGCTGCCGCACAACACCTGCAAGCACGACGTCCACCACCACCTCACCACGACGAAGACGACGACAGGGATGGCCGCCACTTTCGGCAGCACCAACAATGTCTCCACCGGTGCGGTGGCCGACATGGCCGCCTACCTCCAGCAGCTGCAGGACGCCGCGGCAGCCGCCGAGGCGGCCAATAAGAGCAACAGCACCGGCAACGGCGGGaccggcggcgcggcgcgcggggaGCAGTGCCCGCGGTGCGCGTCGCACGACACCAAGTTCTGCTACTACAACAACTACAACACGTCGCAGCCGCGGCACTTCTGCCGCGCCTGCCGCCGGTACTGGACGCTGGGCGGCTCCCTCCGCAACGTCCCCATCGGCGGGTCCACGCGCAAGCGCCCGCGCCTGGcgcaccaccaccagcaccagcacgcCAGGcgcgctccggcggcggcgcacgtcttcggcggcctcggcctcggcgccGGCGCGGCGCCGCCGATGATGATGCCTCCCCTgcagccgtcgtcgtcgtcgtcgcaggGACAGGGCGGCGGCCTACTCGGCTCGCTGTTCGCGCTCGGCGCCGCGGGGCCGCTGCTGGAAGGCCGCGGCGCAGGCTCGTCGTCGTTCGACTTCGACCTCGGGCTCGGGCTCCCGACAACCGGGCCCTTACACCTGGGCGCGGGCGCCGGCGAGGCGGCGGCCGTGCAAATGCAAGGCCTCGGGCTCAGGGGAGGTGGTGGCTCCGCAGCCGAGTCGTCGTCGTCCTTCCTCTGGCCCGCGGGGCTGCTGCTGGACAACGACAGCGCGGACACGTGGAAGATGCCACCAGGCGCCGGTACGGGTTCAATGTGGCCGGACTTCTCCGCTATTACGGCGGTGCCACAAACCGGCGGGATGCTGCATGGCCGGGGCCACCTGATGTGAGACGGCGTGCTTCCTTCGTGGCGTCCTACAGTATAAAGCGCTAGCTCTATGCATGCAGCCCGGGCCGGCTTGCACTGCATTGGCACACAGGCAGCATACGTAGGTCTTTTTTTCCCCGCATTGTATTATTGGATTGTGTCGTGTCTTGTGTACGCACGCCGTGCTTGAGGTTCTTGCCTGTGCTAAGCTACGAAGGGTCCTCCAAGTTTGCAGTTTTGGTCTGCCTTATGACTCCGTttggctggcagaattttgactAGAActaactgaaaaacactgttttgatTGAATTATTGTAAGATAAAAACACTGTTCTAACTAAAAAAAAGAAACcgaaatatggggtaagccgaacggagcctagGTACTTTGTTGTACGTAGAACGGTCAAGCTTCAGGTTCGTGGCTGTACGtaccagcctgttcggttggctggttcgtttcgttggtgctggttcgtaaagaagtactgctggttgatttatgtaagagaaaaatactgttccggctgaaaatttacgatcgtttacgataagccacggcCAAACGAAAAGGCAGCTATCTCGTTGGGCTGCCGAGTTCTGCTCGTGTCTCGTGTGCATGTGAATCTTAAGCTTATACAGTTGTATCTTACATGTAATTTAAAAGCGAATTCGCTAGCGTAGAACTGGAAAACCAGAAGCGGCTTTTTGCGTAGAGTGTGCCAGATTGTGTAGACCGTCGGATGAGAAAATTGTAGCCCAGTTCTTCAGTTTTTGTATGACGAGAAAATTAGCCCAGTACATGCACCATGTGCAAAGCCAAGTTCCAGATACAGCCCAACATATTGCCGATGTTGAGTAGCCCAGTGAGAAAATCAACCCAACACGAGCGCACTGAAGCTCCCAAAAGACGGGCCCATTGGCACGGCCCATCAAAACTTCTGTACTCGCCGGCCAACCACGCTGCGCCGCCCGTCTCCAGCTCGCAAAATCATTCGCGGCCCGTCTCAAACTCTCAACCGACAGTCCGACTTCTCCTCTAAAACAACTCACAGGAGAcaaaggccccgtttggcagagcTTCACTTTACTAGTAAagtcattttttttttgctttagctCCACGAACAGCTTCACCattggagctgaagcggttttggtaaatcaTTTGGCAAAATAGTTTCCCTATaaaagcatgtttttaggggcctggaggaggagccgggagaagccacttttttttttttttgctccatcccaccccaaatcattgtgagagcatgtttttaggggcttcaccagTGAAGCTATTTCACTTTACCCTGTTTGgcagaaaacggctccaaacggctcctgaagccgatGAAGAAGCCCTGCCTAACGAAGCCAAAGAAATGAAAAGTTTTAGCTTTATCGGCTTCGGCTCCTCTAAAATAGCTTCTGAGAGCtagtcaaacaaaacaaaaacaaaaaaaaaaagcttcTCCGTCTCAtaggagccgttttggaggacaAGCAGCCGGAGCCAACAGGACCGGCTCAGACATTTTTGAGGCCCTAGGGCAAGATCGAAATAGAGCCCCCCGTCATCATATATATTTGCCGTGTCAATTATAAAGCTAATATATATTAACACAAAATTTTAGTGTAGACTTTGGAAGTGATTTGGTCTATCGTTTTTAAAGTATAGTAGCATGTGGTTTTGACTCGGCGTAGTCTCCAACATTGCCATTAAATTCCACTCGTACAACGTTTGGTTTATAAAACGAATTCATGGTTTTGATAGTACCCATTTTAATCATAAATTCTAAATATTGTGAGATAATTTGTTAGCAAATATAAAGATGCTAGAATCTTAAGATACATACACCTTTCTAacaaaggaaggaaggaaggagaaAGAAAGAAGAGGGAAATTTACAAACTATACAACTCCCTGTTTGCGAAGCAGAGCGGCGCGATGATGTGCCCGGACGCTCGCACAGTCTGTCCTCGTGCGCTGATTTTATTCCTGCCCCGCATGCGCACTCATCCTGTCGCAGCGCCCACGCGTTCACACGACTCACCTCACACACGCAGCCGCTCTGTCCACATTGATTCGAGGTCGTTCGCCCCGCACTCCGCCCCCGTCGCACCCCGAGCGGCGGCCCCCCAGAGCGCCCCGTCCGTATTCCAACATCCCTTCTTGCACTGAATACCATACTGCCATGGACTCTGCACACGCGTGGGGATCGGCGCTGGCCCAAAGACAGTTCTGAACTCTGATCGGTTTCTCCCAAAAGAAAACCCGTCAGGCTTTCGGCTTGCAGAAAGCCAGCTttactgctcaaagcatccaactcaAAAGGAGATTATGGAAAGGAAGCAGCACGTGTTGTTCTTTCCTCGTCTATTAGCCTACGCAAGTGCACGACAATTATGGAAAGGAAGCAGGAGGTGTTGTTCGCGTGGTGATGAGTACTGACCCTGACGAAGCAGTCGTCGAAGTGCAGGCGGACGATGCTGGCGGCGACGCCGGGGCTCCCAGACACGGCCGGCCTAGctcacctcctcctgcacgatgATCTCTGCCGCAGGGCACAGCGTGTCGAAGAACCCCACCTgcagctgcgccgccgccgccaccaccaccacacccacGGTGACCTGCATCCGCGCTTCCATCTCCCGTCGCCGACTCCCACCGGCGCCGGCCGCTGCTTgcttgcctgcctgcctgctcCGGCGGATATCGCACGGTGCTTACGCGGTAATCATCCCACGGGTGGCGCGTGGCGGCGAGAGAAGAAACCTGCCTTCTTTTTTTGTGTGTTTGGTTTCTTCTCCGTGGCGCTTTGCTTCTCAGCCAAGGGATGTTAGACCTTTAGGATCAACTAGAGTAGATCAACGGgtgtaacttcactagaaaagtATAACAGAGAGTTCTTTATCTAGGACATGAACTATATAGAGAGAGAGGGGATAGAAGGGATCAGACTACAGGGTTTGGTGGATGCGGAGCTCGCCATGAACGGTGTCGGTGAAGGGGTGGCAGTGGCGTCCCGGCGGCGGTGCAAACGACGGACGTGGCGCAGAGGCGGCGGTGGAGCTTACCGTCGTCTTAGTGCCCCCTCTcgattggactagggtttgtaggTGGAGTTTGTGGCGGCGGAGAACCTCATACCTAAAGCCCCGGCACCCCATCCCCTTTTATATGCACTGCGCgaccccgatcagggcgcgagtcaGGGTCTGACTCAGTCATTGGACCGAgccggtggagatcaatctaacattctcccccttgatctcaacttatgacttaaacttaaaatGCTTATCTCTTTTTTCCATTCCctcacagattagcgcatagagcgtgcctcatctcAACGGTTAGTGCCGTtagattaacagctacaatacacctctctgttttaaaacagattctcaactaaaCCCTTATTGTTTAGGGACCATAGGCTTTCTTGTAAATCCAtaccggctaagtgttctctgaacacattgggtggtaagccttttgtaagcggattcgCGAGCATTTTCTTTGTACTTATATgtttgtcgatgtttcaccaccgatagcctgccacgggggtacccggggcagtttgttcgggctttagcgcatgcagaactcgacggttaacacaagagacagtcaatttatcctggttcggaccctcgaccgtgatcgagtaatagccctacgtccagtcagtgttagcctttgcgttggattgattgtaaagtgttgtgttgtcttgtctctaggaactccgccctcctttatatagtcaggaggctagagtcctagtcgatttacaatgagagtttctagtaagattacagaataatactactactaagattacatgggaagaatcctaattagactcgGTCTTCCCCCTTTCTTGTGGGGTATctcgtgggtcccgtatcgacaagcccccgagcacttcatggttgagctctggaagcctcatcttgttccttcaggtcctgccgagcaggaacaagcatcgttcgagtgatttcttgagtgaaaccatgtagcgcttcttgagatcttcgagtggtgtgtgtgcttttttttgaagaaaaaagtacttccatctgggtgtagcccccgagcctcttgctatttggaacaaggagctggagggtcttgtcttgaaattgctctgattcttcgtcgaaaggcTTCCGAGCATAcacccgggttctttatcaaaaagaactcggatatagctcggtccgggttctttttgtcgtgagtccttgaagaggtttgccttgaagaagtcttcttggtgatgcgcgcttttttttttaaaaaagggcactcactgagtgtagcccccgagcctctcgctatttggaacaaggagctggagggtctagaatcttatgttgttcaaaagagctgaaaacccTCTTCTGTCGCAGCCCCCGAGtgtatatccgggttcttttacccaaaaagaactcgggtgtagggtcttggcatattctctggtagtctgctgttgtcagatgtggttgtatggtagtggttgagtgtaaatgccgttTGTTCACGAGTTATACAGTGTTGgcatatcctttcgaatatgcttgtcctttgagtactgttccttcacgcctgagtcctctttcattgaattctgtcttttcactgtgcccTTTGTTATGTATGTTTCCGTTGGTGCTCCtgatccatgtgcaccgcttctttggtctataaatattctcctggtgtgctgttttgattcatcgagcattttgttgtgtGGTCTGAAATTTTCGTagccatgaatatgatagtttctgaagtatagcagcccccgggcatatctcgtagttcttgtatatcttgtcatagctggagggagtcttgtgatagagattagaggtagactaatctcgcagcGGTATTATACCAGGAGGTACGTTGCGGTAGTTGAAGGAAGTCTTATGATGCGGGATAtgttccttcatccagcagttctggTAAATCCCCCTTGCCTACCCTGCAACTGTTCGGTGCAGATCAATGCTTGATCTGGTGTCacgtcggacttgggtagacagatgcctgctgggcttccctgttccatgttgtcccgccgtgctgctgacttCCGCCTCGGATGTTCTgtatccgtcctttgaagaaaatagtgtagccgagtgcggtttgttctaccgagtagcgatttggaacacgtaatcgttccagagcctagttgtatCCGGGTTCCTATTTGCTACCTTGctcgtcgtagtaccgagttcattgggtcttgtaagatgtgtaatcttataatttttgaagccatttataatggaaagaatattgttttctgggttgtcattcttttttctgctgatgtcctagttgtttgtgagattcccgagttctttctgtaagatcCGAGTTCTTCTGTTCCTTGTGTGGCGACCCTTcattgctttattgttgatgagttctttttgtggcaatatgttaactctgccctggtgctggatggataagtctgaaatctgcccgttgaactgtaccgttgtgtagaAGTGTGTCGTCCGTGATTTCAGCtttgtcagttgtgttgggaaatgaacCGTTGCATTCacatgccgtgttaaaacgggcctaatgggccgcatttttattgctgtaaaaatctatttaaaggtcttctttcttcttttcctttactgccctgcttttgccttgaaaccctagttcttactCCACCGTTGCCATTGTCGCCATCATCTGAGCGCCGCCACCTGACCGTTGTCGTTTCTCAGTTCCttattgctttcgctagtatatgggCAGGAAGAAATctgcgagcaagtcccaggcaacctttgtagacgaggaggcatcactttccgtgattgaaaatcaagaattcatggccatgagggctgctcagtgattgcctgatccaggacaaggagattgctgaGTGGAGAGCTCCAGGCTAGCATCGGGTTCCAACCTTAGgctctggtgagattgttctttttgtctcctttatccatgctggTCTTTACCTTCCcgcctctgcttttcttcatcgctttctcaattattttgggattagcctgaaccatcttactcccaatgctgtccttcatctttctatttttgttcatctttgtgaaacttttcttggaattcctc harbors:
- the LOC136538618 gene encoding dof zinc finger protein MNB1A-like is translated as MAGQVMEAQATRLQPPTMSPFAPLPHNTCKHDVHHHLTTTKTTTGMAATFGSTNNVSTGAVADMAAYLQQLQDAAAAAEAANKSNSTGNGGTGGAARGEQCPRCASHDTKFCYYNNYNTSQPRHFCRACRRYWTLGGSLRNVPIGGSTRKRPRLAHHHQHQHARRAPAAAHVFGGLGLGAGAAPPMMMPPLQPSSSSSQGQGGGLLGSLFALGAAGPLLEGRGAGSSSFDFDLGLGLPTTGPLHLGAGAGEAAAVQMQGLGLRGGGGSAAESSSSFLWPAGLLLDNDSADTWKMPPGAGTGSMWPDFSAITAVPQTGGMLHGRGHLM